A single genomic interval of Xyrauchen texanus isolate HMW12.3.18 chromosome 40, RBS_HiC_50CHRs, whole genome shotgun sequence harbors:
- the drd6b gene encoding D(5)-like dopamine receptor: protein MEAAGRESDGAERDSSGVGVRALTGCALCALILSTLLGNTLVCAAVIKFRHLRSKVTHFFVISLAVSDLFVAVLVMPWKAVSEVVGCWLFGSFCDTWIAFDIMCSTASILNLCIISLDRYWAISSPFRYERKMTQRVAFIMIGMAWSLSILISFIPVRLNWHRAETDRNAPLNRTTIPFEDCTATLNRTYAIASSLISFYIPVIIMIGTYTRIYRIAQTQIRRISTLEKAAGHNPNHNDCTSEQSLRSTFKKETKVLKTLSIIMGVFVFCWLPFFVLNCVVPFCDLDTLGDSLCVSSTTFNIFVWFGWANSSLNPVIYAFNADFRKAFTTILGCNRLCAPSAVEVVNFSNELVSYHHDTTLQKDAVGVSNPQRLALVPGHAEDLDLPFDKVLVMSDSSRIHRNVLLPALEQQEGEMEISLDMMPFTSTGLSDCCVIPGQIEE from the coding sequence ATGGAAGCAGCAGGAAGGGAGAGCGATGGTGCTGAAAGGGACAGTTCCGGTGTGGGTGTCCGCGCACTGACGGGCTGCGCTCTCTGCGCCCTCATCCTCTCCACGCTGCTGGGGAACACACTCGTGTGCGCCGCCGTCATCAAATTCAGACATCTCAGATCCAAAGTCACTCATTTTTTCGTCATATCCCTGGCAGTTTCCGATCTCTTCGTGGCTGTTCTGGTTATGCCATGGAAGGCTGTCTCTGAGGTGGTTGGTTGCTGGCTCTTCGGAAGCTTCTGTGACACTTGGATAGCCTTTGATATCATGTGCTCAACGGCTTCTATTCTCAATTTGTGCATTATAAGTTTGGACAGATACTGGGCCATCTCAAGCCCATTTCGTTACGAACGTAAAATGACCCAAAGGGTGGCGTTTATAATGATTGGAATGGCGTGGTCCCTTTCTATCCTGATTTCTTTCATTCCGGTCAGACTCAACTGGCACAGGGCTGAGACAGATCGCAACGCTCCCTTAAACCGCACCACAATCCCATTCGAGGACTGCACTGCGACTTTAAACAGGACGTATGCCATTGCATCTTCACTCATAAGCTTTTACATCCCTGTTATTATCATGATCGGAACATATACACGCATCTACAGGATTGCGCAAACGCAGATCCGAAGGATCTCCACTTTGGAGAAAGCAGCTGGACATAATCCAAATCACAATGACTGCACAAGTGAACAGTCCCTTAGAAGCACTTTCAAGAAGGAAACTAAAGTATTGAAAACACTGTCTATCATCATGGgggtctttgtgttctgctggctGCCATTCTTCGTGCTGAACTGCGTCGTGCCTTTTTGTGACCTGGACACGCTTGGAGATTCTTTGTGCGTGAGCAGCACCACGTTCAACATCTTCGTGTGGTTCGGATGGGCAAATTCCTCCCTCAACCCGGTCATCTACGCGTTCAATGCAGATTTCAGAAAAGCCTTTACTACTATACTGGGTTGCAATAGACTTTGCGCACCGTCCGCGGTAGAGGTTGTGAATTTCAGCAATGAACTGGTGTCTTACCATCATGACACAACTCTCCAGAAGGACGCAGTGGGGGTTTCCAATCCTCAGCGGCTGGCTTTGGTCCCCGGTCATGCGGAGGACCTGGACTTACCTTTCGACAAGGTCTTGGTCATGTCGGATTCCTCCCGTATCCACAGAAATGTGCTATTGCCTGCTCTAGAGCAGCAGGAAGGTGAAATGGAGATATCGTTGGACATGATGCCCTTCACCTCCACAGGACTGAGCGACTGCTGTGTGATCCCAGGTCAAATTGAGGAGTAG